A section of the Corvus hawaiiensis isolate bCorHaw1 chromosome 14, bCorHaw1.pri.cur, whole genome shotgun sequence genome encodes:
- the LONRF3 gene encoding LON peptidase N-terminal domain and RING finger protein 3 isoform X1, whose product MGSHLPPRPEPQLVLQLAAGALQAQNLEAPGGGLGPEWQVLLGRADALAFGGRLHEALPLYQLASRHQQLRAEQLEKLVECLAQSVRIKEGLPAAGQPAAPREWDVFRCRKCQGFLFEPVSLPCGHTFCKKCLERDRAPESRCVLCKEEGGTAAGQLLRVNVILSNLLTKWFPCQVKASQLRHEGNLLYKEKKLQAALQKYNEAVSLAPNDHLLYSNRSQINSTLKACEDALHDAETACRLQPYWLKGHLRKGQALANLGKTEEALREFLFCLALDTGNKMAKSEAQKLLLSLFSLIPGNAQEHLPDILQLLSHHSRLKGNLLNSVGSGGTSHNLQRLLKVNVEEKKGFSIQEEPNVTTSGSLRKSIQITESKKDCLEEENKFTSMPESTFLISEKCSLLKRKCCSEEMRNAEVPCKLMKKDTVDTKGNSTGQHIPFEVVDPSDLDCSLCMRLFYEPVTTPCGHTFCLKCLERCLDHNPKCPLCKEGLSECLAMRKYCKTVLMEELIARYLPEELTERRKIYEEEIAELSNLNKNVPIFVCTMAYPTVPCPLHIFEPCYRLMIRRCMETGTKQFGMCISDPVKGFADYGCILEIRNVEFFADGRSVVDSIGKRRFKVIQHSQRDGYNTADIEYIEDQKVQGQEYVALLVLHDSVYDQAYMWFNSLKQALKSRILSHFGPMPAKDPDPQANPNGPAWCWWVLAVLPLENRAQLPFLAMKSLKDRLNGIRRVLTFMSRTRSR is encoded by the exons ATGGGCTCGCACCTGCCGCCGCGCCCCGAGccccagctggtgctgcagctggcGGCCGGGGCTCTCCAGGCGCAGAACTTGGAGGCACCGGGCGGCGGCCTGGGGCCCGAGTGGCAGGTGCTGCTCGGACGGGCGGACGCTCTGGCCTTCGGCGGGCGCCTGCACGAGGCACTACCGCTGTACCAGCTGGCGTCCCGCCACCAGCAGCTGCGTGCcgagcagctggagaagctggtGGAGTGCCTGGCGCAGAGTGTCCGGATCAAAGAGGGGCTGCCCGCCGCCGGGCAGCCCGCGGCACCCCGCGAGTGGGACGTCTTCAGGTGCCGCAAATGCCAGGGCTTCCTCTTCGAGCCCGTTTCCTTGCCTTGCGGACACACGTTCTGCAAAAAGTGCCTGGAAAGGGACCGGGCGCCCGAGTCCCGCTGCGTCCTGTGCAAGGAGGAGGGCGGCACGGCGGCCGGGCAACTCCTGCGGGTCAATGTCATCCTCAGTAACCTGCTGACCAAGTGGTTCCCCTGCCAAGTGAAGGCTTCGCAGCTCCGGCACGAAGGGAATCTCCTCTACAAGGAGAAGAAGCTCCAAGCCGCCCTGCAGAAGTACAACGAAGCGGTCAGCCTAG CTCCAAATGACCACTTACTATATAGCAATCGGTCCCAGATTAACTCTACTTTGAAAGCTTGTGAAGATGCATTGCACGATGCAGAAACAGCATGCAGGCTCCAGCCATACTGGTTGAAA GGTCACTTAAGGAAAGGACAAGCATTAGCTAATCTGGGGAAAACAGAAGAAGCTTTAAGGGAGTTTCTATTCTGCCTTGCTCTAGATACTGGGAACAAGATGGCCAAGTCTGAGGCCCAAAAG CTTCTACTTAGTTTGTTTTCACTCATCCCGGGAAATGCTCAGGAACACTTACCCGATATCCTGCAGCTGTTGTCACATCACTCTAGATTAAAGGGGAATCTCCTAAATTCAGTGGGATCTGGAGGCACCAGCCATAACCTACAAAGGTTGCTCAAG GTCAatgtggaagagaaaaagggtTTTTCCATTCAAGAGGAACCAAATGTAACAACTTCTGGTAGTTTAAGGAAATCTATACAAATTACAGAGAGCAAAAAGGACTGtttggaggaggagaacaaatTCACCTCCATGCCAGAGTCTACTTTTCTCATCTCTGAGAAATGCAGCCTCCTGAAAAGGAAGTGCTGCTCTGAGGAGATGCGAAATGCTGAGGTGCCCTGCAAACTGATGAAGAAAG ACACAGTTGATACTAAGGGAAATAGTACTGGACAACATATTCCATTTGAAGTTGTGGATCCATCAGATTTGGACTGCTCCCTGTGTATGAG GCTCTTCTATGAACCTGTCACTACACCTTGTGGACATACCTTCTGTCTCAAATGTCTGGAGAGATGCCTGGATCACAACCCAAAATGTCCCCTGTGCAAGGAAGGGCTCTCAGAG TGCTTGGCTATGAGGAAATACTGTAAAACAGTGCTAATGGAGGAGCTAATAGCCAGATATCTTCCAGAAGAACTCACTGAAAGGAGGAAGATTTATGAAGAGGAAATAGCAGAGCTTTCCAA CCTAAATAAGAATGTTCCCATATTTGTGTGTACAATGGCTTATCCTACAGTCCCATGTCCTTTGCACATCTTTGAGCCGTGTTATCGGCTGATGATCCGGAGGTGCATGGAGACTGGCACCAAACAGTTTGGGATGTGCATCAGTGACCCTGTCAAGGG GTTTGCAGATTATGGCTGCATTCTGGAGATAAGAAATGTTGAATTCTTTGCTGATGGTCGCTCTGTTGTAGACAGCATTGGCAAGAGGAGATTTAAGGTGATCCAGCACAGCCAGCGGGATGGATATAATACAGCAGATATTGAGTACATTGAGGATCAAAAG GTGCAAGGACAAGAGTATGTTGCATTACTTGTTCTCCATGACTCTGTCTATGATCAGGCTTATATGTGGTTTAACTCCCTCAAGCAAGCACTCAAAAGTCGAATTCTCAGTCATTTTGGTCCAATGCCAGCTAAGGATCCTGACCCACAG GCTAACCCCAATGGGccagcctggtgctggtggGTCCTGGCTGTCCTTCCACTTGAGAACAGAGCTCAGCTCCCATTCCTTGCCATGAAATCCCTCAAAGACCGCTTGAATGGCATCAGACGTGTCCTTACATTCATGTCTCGTACAAGATCACGGTGA
- the LONRF3 gene encoding LON peptidase N-terminal domain and RING finger protein 3 isoform X2, producing MGSHLPPRPEPQLVLQLAAGALQAQNLEAPGGGLGPEWQVLLGRADALAFGGRLHEALPLYQLASRHQQLRAEQLEKLVECLAQSVRIKEGLPAAGQPAAPREWDVFRCRKCQGFLFEPVSLPCGHTFCKKCLERDRAPESRCVLCKEEGGTAAGQLLRVNVILSNLLTKWFPCQVKASQLRHEGNLLYKEKKLQAALQKYNEAVSLAPNDHLLYSNRSQINSTLKACEDALHDAETACRLQPYWLKGHLRKGQALANLGKTEEALREFLFCLALDTGNKMAKSEAQKVNVEEKKGFSIQEEPNVTTSGSLRKSIQITESKKDCLEEENKFTSMPESTFLISEKCSLLKRKCCSEEMRNAEVPCKLMKKDTVDTKGNSTGQHIPFEVVDPSDLDCSLCMRLFYEPVTTPCGHTFCLKCLERCLDHNPKCPLCKEGLSECLAMRKYCKTVLMEELIARYLPEELTERRKIYEEEIAELSNLNKNVPIFVCTMAYPTVPCPLHIFEPCYRLMIRRCMETGTKQFGMCISDPVKGFADYGCILEIRNVEFFADGRSVVDSIGKRRFKVIQHSQRDGYNTADIEYIEDQKVQGQEYVALLVLHDSVYDQAYMWFNSLKQALKSRILSHFGPMPAKDPDPQANPNGPAWCWWVLAVLPLENRAQLPFLAMKSLKDRLNGIRRVLTFMSRTRSR from the exons ATGGGCTCGCACCTGCCGCCGCGCCCCGAGccccagctggtgctgcagctggcGGCCGGGGCTCTCCAGGCGCAGAACTTGGAGGCACCGGGCGGCGGCCTGGGGCCCGAGTGGCAGGTGCTGCTCGGACGGGCGGACGCTCTGGCCTTCGGCGGGCGCCTGCACGAGGCACTACCGCTGTACCAGCTGGCGTCCCGCCACCAGCAGCTGCGTGCcgagcagctggagaagctggtGGAGTGCCTGGCGCAGAGTGTCCGGATCAAAGAGGGGCTGCCCGCCGCCGGGCAGCCCGCGGCACCCCGCGAGTGGGACGTCTTCAGGTGCCGCAAATGCCAGGGCTTCCTCTTCGAGCCCGTTTCCTTGCCTTGCGGACACACGTTCTGCAAAAAGTGCCTGGAAAGGGACCGGGCGCCCGAGTCCCGCTGCGTCCTGTGCAAGGAGGAGGGCGGCACGGCGGCCGGGCAACTCCTGCGGGTCAATGTCATCCTCAGTAACCTGCTGACCAAGTGGTTCCCCTGCCAAGTGAAGGCTTCGCAGCTCCGGCACGAAGGGAATCTCCTCTACAAGGAGAAGAAGCTCCAAGCCGCCCTGCAGAAGTACAACGAAGCGGTCAGCCTAG CTCCAAATGACCACTTACTATATAGCAATCGGTCCCAGATTAACTCTACTTTGAAAGCTTGTGAAGATGCATTGCACGATGCAGAAACAGCATGCAGGCTCCAGCCATACTGGTTGAAA GGTCACTTAAGGAAAGGACAAGCATTAGCTAATCTGGGGAAAACAGAAGAAGCTTTAAGGGAGTTTCTATTCTGCCTTGCTCTAGATACTGGGAACAAGATGGCCAAGTCTGAGGCCCAAAAG GTCAatgtggaagagaaaaagggtTTTTCCATTCAAGAGGAACCAAATGTAACAACTTCTGGTAGTTTAAGGAAATCTATACAAATTACAGAGAGCAAAAAGGACTGtttggaggaggagaacaaatTCACCTCCATGCCAGAGTCTACTTTTCTCATCTCTGAGAAATGCAGCCTCCTGAAAAGGAAGTGCTGCTCTGAGGAGATGCGAAATGCTGAGGTGCCCTGCAAACTGATGAAGAAAG ACACAGTTGATACTAAGGGAAATAGTACTGGACAACATATTCCATTTGAAGTTGTGGATCCATCAGATTTGGACTGCTCCCTGTGTATGAG GCTCTTCTATGAACCTGTCACTACACCTTGTGGACATACCTTCTGTCTCAAATGTCTGGAGAGATGCCTGGATCACAACCCAAAATGTCCCCTGTGCAAGGAAGGGCTCTCAGAG TGCTTGGCTATGAGGAAATACTGTAAAACAGTGCTAATGGAGGAGCTAATAGCCAGATATCTTCCAGAAGAACTCACTGAAAGGAGGAAGATTTATGAAGAGGAAATAGCAGAGCTTTCCAA CCTAAATAAGAATGTTCCCATATTTGTGTGTACAATGGCTTATCCTACAGTCCCATGTCCTTTGCACATCTTTGAGCCGTGTTATCGGCTGATGATCCGGAGGTGCATGGAGACTGGCACCAAACAGTTTGGGATGTGCATCAGTGACCCTGTCAAGGG GTTTGCAGATTATGGCTGCATTCTGGAGATAAGAAATGTTGAATTCTTTGCTGATGGTCGCTCTGTTGTAGACAGCATTGGCAAGAGGAGATTTAAGGTGATCCAGCACAGCCAGCGGGATGGATATAATACAGCAGATATTGAGTACATTGAGGATCAAAAG GTGCAAGGACAAGAGTATGTTGCATTACTTGTTCTCCATGACTCTGTCTATGATCAGGCTTATATGTGGTTTAACTCCCTCAAGCAAGCACTCAAAAGTCGAATTCTCAGTCATTTTGGTCCAATGCCAGCTAAGGATCCTGACCCACAG GCTAACCCCAATGGGccagcctggtgctggtggGTCCTGGCTGTCCTTCCACTTGAGAACAGAGCTCAGCTCCCATTCCTTGCCATGAAATCCCTCAAAGACCGCTTGAATGGCATCAGACGTGTCCTTACATTCATGTCTCGTACAAGATCACGGTGA